In the Hemitrygon akajei chromosome 7, sHemAka1.3, whole genome shotgun sequence genome, one interval contains:
- the LOC140730220 gene encoding uncharacterized protein isoform X2: MFAAIITTLTLSVCAVGADVPVLIQSPSIQRVTEGHTAWLWCTMSKARLEDTDLHWYQKLDKQQQDKLVFTHRKEGSSVRGWGFTERFQSYRDTSNSSYTLTVTDVVHSDSAVYYCRLWGSINGKGTQLIVTNRTDDPVLVQYPPVSKVPEGVTVQLHCALYNASVNVTDVHWYHQRPGNKIEWALSHFVNDSRCPEPHRTWPGSFWLSCWEFSLSLEAFSSSDAERLETHPTHPQQLITGAQGQIMKMLPLPGVSRVLEVTRLIQTTPTWLCNVPLSPSTVISKPTINHRLPAEPQWESSV, encoded by the exons GTGCAGACGTTCCTGTCCTTATCCAGTCCCCGAGCATACAGCGTGTCACTGAGGGTCACACGGCGTGGTTATGGTGTACCATGAGCAAAGCCAGGCTAGAAGACACTGATCTCCACTGGTATCAAAAACTGGACAAGCAGCAGCAGGACAAGCTGGTTTTTACACACAGGAAAGAAGGCAGCTCAGTGAGGGGATGGGGTTTCACTGAGAGGTTCCAGTCTTACAGGGACACGTCCAACAGCAGCTACACCCTGACAGTCACAGACGTGGTGCACAGTGATTCTGCCGTCTATTACTGCAGATTGTGGGGAAGCATCAATGGGAAAGGCACCCAGCTCATCGTAACCA ATCGCACAGATGATCCCGTCCTTGTGCAGTATCCACCAGTCAGCAAGGTGCCAGAGGGTGTAACTGTCCAGCTCCACTGTGCCTTGTATAATGCCAGTGTGAATGTCACCGACGTCCACTGGTACCACCAGCGGCCTGGGAACAAGATTGAGTGGGCGTTGAGTCACTTTGTGAATGACTCG AGATGTCCCGAGCCCCATCGTACCTGGCCTGGCTCATTCTGGCTGTCGTGCTGGGAGTTCTCGCTGTCACTGGAGGCATTTTCCTCATCAGACGCAGAGCGTTTAGAAACCCATCCG ACCCACCCACAGCAACTGATCACCGGAGCCCAGGGGCAGATTATGAAAATGCTTCCGTTGCCAGGGGTGTCCCG GGTTCTGGAGGTCACCAGGTTGATTCAAACGACACCTACATG GCTCTGCAACGTCCCACTCAGTCCATCTACGGTCATCTCCAAG CCGACAATAAACCACCGTCTACCAGCTGAACCACAGTGGGAATCGTCTGTGTGA
- the LOC140730220 gene encoding uncharacterized protein isoform X1, which produces MFAAIITTLTLSVCAVGADVPVLIQSPSIQRVTEGHTAWLWCTMSKARLEDTDLHWYQKLDKQQQDKLVFTHRKEGSSVRGWGFTERFQSYRDTSNSSYTLTVTDVVHSDSAVYYCRLWGSINGKGTQLIVTNRTDDPVLVQYPPVSKVPEGVTVQLHCALYNASVNVTDVHWYHQRPGNKIEWALSHFVNDSVSRSGGISDRFQSYRNVVSNSYILTIGNTSISDTAVYNCSVWNYIYGRGTQLNVTEMSRAPSYLAWLILAVVLGVLAVTGGIFLIRRRAFRNPSDPPTATDHRSPGADYENASVARGVPGSGGHQVDSNDTYMALQRPTQSIYGHLQADNKPPSTS; this is translated from the exons GTGCAGACGTTCCTGTCCTTATCCAGTCCCCGAGCATACAGCGTGTCACTGAGGGTCACACGGCGTGGTTATGGTGTACCATGAGCAAAGCCAGGCTAGAAGACACTGATCTCCACTGGTATCAAAAACTGGACAAGCAGCAGCAGGACAAGCTGGTTTTTACACACAGGAAAGAAGGCAGCTCAGTGAGGGGATGGGGTTTCACTGAGAGGTTCCAGTCTTACAGGGACACGTCCAACAGCAGCTACACCCTGACAGTCACAGACGTGGTGCACAGTGATTCTGCCGTCTATTACTGCAGATTGTGGGGAAGCATCAATGGGAAAGGCACCCAGCTCATCGTAACCA ATCGCACAGATGATCCCGTCCTTGTGCAGTATCCACCAGTCAGCAAGGTGCCAGAGGGTGTAACTGTCCAGCTCCACTGTGCCTTGTATAATGCCAGTGTGAATGTCACCGACGTCCACTGGTACCACCAGCGGCCTGGGAACAAGATTGAGTGGGCGTTGAGTCACTTTGTGAATGACTCGGTGAGCAGGTCCGGGGGTATCTCTGATCGTTTTCAGTCTTACAGGAATGTTGTGAGTAACAGTTACATTCTGACCATCGGCAACACATCTATTAGTGACACTGCAGTGTACAACTGCAGTGTGTGGAATTACATCTACGGAAGAGGAACGCAGCTCAATGTAACTG AGATGTCCCGAGCCCCATCGTACCTGGCCTGGCTCATTCTGGCTGTCGTGCTGGGAGTTCTCGCTGTCACTGGAGGCATTTTCCTCATCAGACGCAGAGCGTTTAGAAACCCATCCG ACCCACCCACAGCAACTGATCACCGGAGCCCAGGGGCAGATTATGAAAATGCTTCCGTTGCCAGGGGTGTCCCG GGTTCTGGAGGTCACCAGGTTGATTCAAACGACACCTACATG GCTCTGCAACGTCCCACTCAGTCCATCTACGGTCATCTCCAAG CCGACAATAAACCACCGTCTACCAGCTGA